CGGCGGAGCCGCCGCAGGAGGGGGGCGCAGTGAGGTAAAGCGCAGCCGTGCAGGTTCACCGCACGGCGAGCCACGAACGGAGCCCCCGCTCCGAGGCGGCGCAGCCGGAGTTTAGCGACGCGTCCCGATCGGACCGCCCCCGCGGACACGTTTCGTGTATCATCTTGGAAACGCCAACCGGGGGCCGGTCCGCTGCAGGAAAAGCTGAAATTCCTCGTCAAGCCGCTCATCTTTCTCTTCGCGTTCCTCGCTCTCAGTTTCTCCCTGTACCACCTCGGCCTTTTCCACTTTTTCATGAACCAGCACCGCCTGATTGTCTGGATCCACTCCCTCGGCGCGTGGGGATTCGCCGGCTTCATCCTGCTGCAGGTGGTCCAGGTGGTCGCCGCTCCGATTCCCGGGGAAGCGACGGGCGTCCTCGGAGGGTACCTCTACGGGCCTGTCGTGGGAGTTGTGCTATCGACCATTGGCCTGACGTTGGGTTCGTACGTCGCCTTCAGTCTCTCACGCTTCTTCGGTCGCCCCCTCACCGAAAAGTTCGTCGACGCGAAGTCGATGGAGCGGTTCGACTACCTGCTCCACCACAAGGGGGTGTTTCTCATCTTCCTGCTGTTCCTGATCCCCGGGTTCCCGAAAGATTATCTCTGCTACATCCTTGGTCTGGGCCATCTCACCACGCTGGAGTTCCTCTCCATCGCCACCACGGGGCGTCTTCTCGGGACCATGCTGCTCACGCTCGGGGGAACGTTCCTGAAAAACCACCAGTATTACCGTTTCTTCCTGCTCAGCGGCGCGGCGGTGGTCATCGTCTTCCTGACCATCGTCTACCGGGATCGGCTCGAGCAGGTCTTCCAAAGGCTTCACGAACGGCACCTTCGGAAGAAGGGGAAGAAACCCGGCGCGCCTACTTGATCCGGAAATCGACCCGGCTGTCCCGTACCTTTTCTTTTCTCTCCGGAGGAACGGTTTTCGGCTCCACGAGAAAGATCCGGCCGGGCTCTACCTTCCCCGTGCCGATCAGTCGCTCCTTCACACTCGTTGCGCGTTGCAGCGCGATTCGTCGAAGATCATCGTTCGTCACCGGTATGTGCGCCATCATCAATTTCTCCATCTCCGCCACCGGCAGATCCTTGGCCATCCCGAGGACGTTCGTCGGTTTCGGAAACTTCTCTTTCCTGTACGCCTGCGCGAGGTATTCCGGGTATTCGGCGGCGTCCACTCGAACGTCGTCCAGCGCCGGGGCGGCCTGCCCCGATCGGACGAGATCTCTCACCTTTCGGGCGGCCACTTTCCGTCGGAAGAGGAGACGTCGCCACTCTTCCGTGTCCTTTTCCACGTCGACGTGCCCTTCGATCTCCAGCTGGAGGCCCGGACGTTCGGTCAGGGCCTTGGCGAGGCTTCCGATCTTCGCCTCCGCGGTCCCGGGGAGAACGGACGTTCCCGGTTCGAACTCGAGATAAGAGAGCTCCTCCCCTCCCCCGAAGATCGCCCCGAGCAGTGCGAAGGGCGAGGTGGCCGCCTTGACGAGCAGGTTCACGATGATCTTCACCACGATTCCCCAGACGCTGAACTTCGGGTCGTCGATCTGTCCCGTCACGGGGAGATCGAGGTGGATCTCCCCCTTGCGGTCCGTAAGAAGCGCGACCGCCAGACGCACGGGGAGCTTCGTCGCGTCGGGGCTGCTCACCTCCTCCCCGAAGGTGAACTGGTCGAGGAATACCTTGTTCTCCGCGTCCAGCTTCTTTTTCTCGATGTGGTACTTGAGCTCGAGAGTCAACTTCCCCTTCCGTATCCCGTACCCCGCGTACCGGCCGGTATAGGGAGAGAGCGGCGACAGGTCCATGTCCCTGAAGTCGACCGTGAGATCGACGAACAGGTTCTCCGCCAACGGGTTGATCTTCCCCCGGATCTCGAGAGGGGCCGAGTTTTCCAGCTTTCCCCGAAGGTCGACGTCCGCCTGCCGACTCTCCTCCGAGGAAAGGCCCGAGATCCGTCCGCCGATCTCAACGAGGCTCGCCGTGTAGTTCGGCTTCACGTACCTGTCGGAGAAGAGGATCGCCCCCCCCTGCAGCGTCACGGTTTCGATCCGGACAGGGGTCGGAACCGGTTTCGCCGCGTCGGCAGGGGGGGAGGTCACAGCCTTCGCCGTCGCGTTGTCCCCGGCGGCCGGCACCGAAGCCACGATCCCCTGGACGTTCAGGGTGGCGTCCGGGTTCAAGACGATCCGTGAGAAAAAGTCCGAGAGGGCGATCTCCCGGATGAAAACTTTTCGCGGGGCATTTCCGTAGTCCACCCCGCCGAGGTGAAGAGTGGCGAACTTGAGGAACTCTTCACCTCGGTCCTTGTCGACGGCGGAGAAGCCGTTTACGGATACCTTCCCCTTGTACCCGACGGTCGTCGGCCTTCCCTTCGTCGCGTCGACGGACAGATCCCCTTCCGCCGATACGGCTCCTCCCGTCACGAGGATCTTCACCCTGTCCGTGAAATACGGCTGTACGGGGGAGATCGGGATCGCCTTCACCCGGACCTTCGCCCCCAACGACGGGGGTGCGACCGAAAATTCGCCTTCCAGGGAAACACCCCCGGCCCGGTGGACGGCGGTGGAGAAGGAGAACTTCGCCTTCCGGTCCTTCTCCGTGGTGACGTTGTCCGCCTGCAGCTGGAGGCGGTCGAGGGACAGATCGATGGGCGGGTCGGTGGTACGGTCCCTGAACCGTACCTTCCCGCCGGAGAGACGGATCGCCTCGATGATGATCTTCGTCTCCGGGCTCGCCGGCTCCGCCCGTCCGGAGGGCGTTCCAGCGCGCTCGTCCTTGTCGTTCCCTTTTTCGCCGCGGGTCGACAACAGAAGAAGGTTCAGTTTTCCTCTCCGGTCGATCACGGCATCGATCTCCGGGTCCTTGACCGTCAGGCGCGCCACACGGAACTCCCGGGCCACGATGTCGGACGGAGAAACCTCCACTTCGATCCTTGGAAGATGGAGCATCGGGCTCTTCTCTTTCCCCTGGAGACGAAGATCCCGCAACGTCACGTTCCCCTCGACGCGGATCGCGGGGGGTTTCCCCTTGGGCTGGGCGAAGGAGACGACGGCTCTGACGTCCAGGAACCCGGACGGGATCCCGTACTCCCGTTCTTCGGGCAGGTACGCAAGGTAGTACGGAATGTCGAGGTCCTTGATATTCACGTCGAAGGTGGTTTCCCGGGATTCGCTGAACAGCTTGCTCTTCCCCTTAAGGGAAACCGCGTCGCCGTTGACCACCGCCTCGAAGGACGGCTGGATGTACCGGTCGACGAAATACGGCAGATTTGAAACGAAGGGGATGCCGATGTGGATACCCCGCACTTCGTGGCGGGTTTTCCTCGGCCCGTCGTCGAAATCGATCCGCCCGTCGATCACCTGGATATTGTTCAAGGAGTAGTTGAGAGGTTTTGTCTGTTTCACCGGTTTCTTTGAGAATTCATCGACAAGATCCGAGAAATTATAGCTGCTGTCCCGGTGGCGGACGATGCTCGCGTACGGTTTTACGAGGCGAATCTCGCTCAGGACCGGTCCCCCGCGGAAGATCGAGGCGAATTTCAGGTTCGCAAAGATCTCGTCCGCCGAGACCCAGGCTCCCTTGCCTTCGCGCTCCGCGATCTCCAACCCCCGGATGGAGATGGAAAGCTCGAACGGGTTGAAACGGATCTCCCGGATGGTCGTCTTGCGGTGCAGCGTGTCGGTGAGGGTCTTCGGCAGTACGGACTTCAAGATCGCCGGCAGGCCGAAAAACCCGAACAAGGTGTAGGAAACGACGGCGATCAATCCCGCGATCAAGCCCTTCCGAACCGCGGGCATCGAACGAATCATTACGACGACGACTCCATGGACGGGGAGTATTTCCCGCGGCGCGCGGCCCCGTTCAGCTTTGCGCGCAGGAAGAATGCCTCCTTCGCCGCCGGTACGTTCGCCGCCTTTCCTTTCCACGCCTTGAGCACCGGATCCTGCAGCGCCCTCCCATAGGAGAAACTCAGTTCCCACGGGGGATTTCCCATGGCGTTCATCGCGTTCAGGTGTTCCGTCGCCTGGCGCGGGGTCTGCCCCCCGGAGAGGAAGACGATGCCGGGAACCGCCGGAGGGACGACGCGGGACAAGGTTCGAACCGTCGCTTCCGCGACCTGCGACGCACTCGCCTGGGCCGGACACCCCTTCCCCGATACGATCATGTTGGGCTTCAGCAGCGTTCCCTCGAGGACCACGCGATGGGCCGTCAACTCCGCGTAGACCAGAGAAAGCACCTCCGTGGTCACCTCCTCGCACCGCTCGATCGTGTGGGCCCCGTCCATCAGCACCTCCGGTTCCACGATGGGGACGAGCCCCGCTTCCTGGCATAGCGCGGCGTATCGGGCGAGCGCGTGGGCGTTGGCCTGGATGCAGTATCGCGTCGGGATCCCCGCCCCGATGTCGATCACCGCGCGCCACTTCGCGAAACGGGCGCCCAGCGTCCGATATTCCGGCAGGCGTCCCCGCAGCCCGTCCAGCCCCTCGGTGATCTTCTCCCCGGGGAACCCGATCAGCGCCTTCGCCCCTTCGTCGACCTTGATCCCCGGTACGATCCCCTGCCGCTCGAGCACCTTCGTGAACGGCGTCCCGTCGGCGGCTCGTTGCCGGATCGTCTCGTCGTACAGGATCACGCCGCTGATGAACTCCGAAACGCCCGGGGTCGTGAAGAGGAGGTCCCGGTACGCCCGCCGATTCTCCTCCGTGGACGGCACCTCGATCGCCTTGAATCGTTTCTCTATCGTTGGGGCGCTTTCGTCCGCCGCCAGGATCCCCTTGCCGGGGGCGACGAGGGACCGTGCGACCGCTTCGAGTTCGCCGATGTTCATCTCCTGGTTCCTCCCGGATCGTTTTCTGGCCGTGCTTCATCTATCATAGTCGATCGGGCCATCGAAGATCGAGCGCGGGAGGGGAAGACGTGGCGGGACGGCGGGACGATCCGGTGATGGTCTACTCCACGGAGCGGGGGCTCGTCTGCCCGACGTGCCGCCTGCCCATGGCGAAATGCCGCTGCGGAAAAGCGGAACCCGCGCCCGCGGGGGGCGGGATCGTCCGCGTCCGCCGGGAGACGAAGGGCCGCGGAGGAAAGACGGTGACGACCGTGTCGGGCGTCCCGCTCGGGGGGGAAGCGCTCCGGAACCTTGCGACGGACCTGAAGCGCCTCTGCGGCACCGGGGGAACGGAGAAGAACGGGGTGATCGAGATCCAGGGCGACCACCGGGAGACGATCGTGGAGGAACTTTCCCGCCGCGGCTTTATCGCAAAGCTAGCGGGCGGGTAACGAACAAAAAAAGAGCCGGGAGGAAGCCCCCCCGGCCCGGATCCAACGATCCCGCGGTGTCGTGCCCCCCGTTCTTCCTACAGCGGGGGTACCCCCGCAGCGCGGAGCCCGTACTGGGGTGGACTAATCGTAGATCCCCGCGCCGACGAACAGGGCCTTCCCCGGCACCCTGTAGATATAGGTGACCTTCTTGCGCGCCTTCGGATCGCCCGGGTTGGTCCACATGTAGTCGACCCAGCCATCGCCCTTCCCCTTCGCGACCTCGACGAACTCCTTGAAGAGGAGCTTCCCGGGCACTCCCTTGTCCTTCATGTCGAGCAGGTTCTTCCCGATCAGCGCCGGACTCATCGGGTGTGCGAGCATCCTGCCTTCCAGGTCCATCAGGAAGACGTAGGTGTCCTTCCACACGAACTTCCCGTCCTTCTTGTTGATCTCCGCGATAGCCGAGTCCTGTCCCTTCGCATTGACCATTGCGGCGGCTTCCTTGGTCTTGGCCACACACTCGTCCTTCGTGGCGTTCGCCGCGAACGCGCTTCCGGCGAGGCACAAGCTCACTGCGATTCCCAATGCGACCAGCGTGATTTTTCTCATCCACAGCCTCCTCTTACGGTTTGTAAATGGCGTTATCCATCCCCGACAATCCCCCCTGGCCTCCTTCCCCAAAAATCAATCTACCAGATTGAGACGCCGTTTGCCCACCGATCCGCACGAAAGGTTGGACGAACGGGTCACCCGGTGCGGATTCGTTCAGCCGGCCCGGAAATAGTCGGAAAGGAGCGCGGCCACTTTCCGGGACAGGAGCAGC
The genomic region above belongs to Deltaproteobacteria bacterium and contains:
- a CDS encoding VTT domain-containing protein, with the protein product MNQHRLIVWIHSLGAWGFAGFILLQVVQVVAAPIPGEATGVLGGYLYGPVVGVVLSTIGLTLGSYVAFSLSRFFGRPLTEKFVDAKSMERFDYLLHHKGVFLIFLLFLIPGFPKDYLCYILGLGHLTTLEFLSIATTGRLLGTMLLTLGGTFLKNHQYYRFFLLSGAAVVIVFLTIVYRDRLEQVFQRLHERHLRKKGKKPGAPT
- a CDS encoding DUF748 domain-containing protein; protein product: MPAVRKGLIAGLIAVVSYTLFGFFGLPAILKSVLPKTLTDTLHRKTTIREIRFNPFELSISIRGLEIAEREGKGAWVSADEIFANLKFASIFRGGPVLSEIRLVKPYASIVRHRDSSYNFSDLVDEFSKKPVKQTKPLNYSLNNIQVIDGRIDFDDGPRKTRHEVRGIHIGIPFVSNLPYFVDRYIQPSFEAVVNGDAVSLKGKSKLFSESRETTFDVNIKDLDIPYYLAYLPEEREYGIPSGFLDVRAVVSFAQPKGKPPAIRVEGNVTLRDLRLQGKEKSPMLHLPRIEVEVSPSDIVAREFRVARLTVKDPEIDAVIDRRGKLNLLLLSTRGEKGNDKDERAGTPSGRAEPASPETKIIIEAIRLSGGKVRFRDRTTDPPIDLSLDRLQLQADNVTTEKDRKAKFSFSTAVHRAGGVSLEGEFSVAPPSLGAKVRVKAIPISPVQPYFTDRVKILVTGGAVSAEGDLSVDATKGRPTTVGYKGKVSVNGFSAVDKDRGEEFLKFATLHLGGVDYGNAPRKVFIREIALSDFFSRIVLNPDATLNVQGIVASVPAAGDNATAKAVTSPPADAAKPVPTPVRIETVTLQGGAILFSDRYVKPNYTASLVEIGGRISGLSSEESRQADVDLRGKLENSAPLEIRGKINPLAENLFVDLTVDFRDMDLSPLSPYTGRYAGYGIRKGKLTLELKYHIEKKKLDAENKVFLDQFTFGEEVSSPDATKLPVRLAVALLTDRKGEIHLDLPVTGQIDDPKFSVWGIVVKIIVNLLVKAATSPFALLGAIFGGGEELSYLEFEPGTSVLPGTAEAKIGSLAKALTERPGLQLEIEGHVDVEKDTEEWRRLLFRRKVAARKVRDLVRSGQAAPALDDVRVDAAEYPEYLAQAYRKEKFPKPTNVLGMAKDLPVAEMEKLMMAHIPVTNDDLRRIALQRATSVKERLIGTGKVEPGRIFLVEPKTVPPERKEKVRDSRVDFRIK
- a CDS encoding fructose-bisphosphate aldolase class I, coding for MNIGELEAVARSLVAPGKGILAADESAPTIEKRFKAIEVPSTEENRRAYRDLLFTTPGVSEFISGVILYDETIRQRAADGTPFTKVLERQGIVPGIKVDEGAKALIGFPGEKITEGLDGLRGRLPEYRTLGARFAKWRAVIDIGAGIPTRYCIQANAHALARYAALCQEAGLVPIVEPEVLMDGAHTIERCEEVTTEVLSLVYAELTAHRVVLEGTLLKPNMIVSGKGCPAQASASQVAEATVRTLSRVVPPAVPGIVFLSGGQTPRQATEHLNAMNAMGNPPWELSFSYGRALQDPVLKAWKGKAANVPAAKEAFFLRAKLNGAARRGKYSPSMESSS
- a CDS encoding translation initiation factor Sui1 encodes the protein MVYSTERGLVCPTCRLPMAKCRCGKAEPAPAGGGIVRVRRETKGRGGKTVTTVSGVPLGGEALRNLATDLKRLCGTGGTEKNGVIEIQGDHRETIVEELSRRGFIAKLAGG
- a CDS encoding cache domain-containing protein, translated to MRKITLVALGIAVSLCLAGSAFAANATKDECVAKTKEAAAMVNAKGQDSAIAEINKKDGKFVWKDTYVFLMDLEGRMLAHPMSPALIGKNLLDMKDKGVPGKLLFKEFVEVAKGKGDGWVDYMWTNPGDPKARKKVTYIYRVPGKALFVGAGIYD